One window of Oreochromis niloticus isolate F11D_XX linkage group LG23, O_niloticus_UMD_NMBU, whole genome shotgun sequence genomic DNA carries:
- the LOC100695424 gene encoding uncharacterized protein LOC100695424 isoform X4 has translation MHGEMMHGIETRLFEGSGKKGKSPAYSISDLENSFYRTAGEVFSVSLAQGGPPPCFLRSWCSQFLATGNFDALQLTKDDVDDTEYRSLIEKVEVADNLTDLTEDIVSCGYTGLVKLDKRDSIIRSIVVHAMVGLTPMLQQIRNGMKIYNLLEMIGRHESLCSNLFVPRDENDDTAPDADYLMSILEPELSERGSPRHAKENAIINFFQDFLENLESSDQDKDKKSCEYGIQDLQDQDEHWNSKHQPLRMSVPAIMQWLTGQRHKPCLPSERANFKIHVRFEHQCKDTMPEHYICCPLVSACTNTIFFPVAHMNSYTEFTEVMTTAVTMGRDFSRV, from the exons AAATGATGCATGGTATTGAGACTCGACTGTTTGAAGGCAGTGGCAAGAAGGGAAAGAGTCCTGCCTACTCTATCAGTGATTTAGAAAATAGTTTCTAcag AACTGCAGGAGAAGTGTTTTCAGTGAGCCTTGCACAGGGAGgtccaccaccatgcttcctGAGAAGCTGGTGTTCTCAGTTTCTTGCAACAGGAAACTTCGATGCGCTTCAGCTGACCAAAGATGATGTGGATGACACTGAATATAGGTCTCTAATTGAAAAG gTGGAAGTGGCAGACAACCTGACAGACCTCACTGAAGACATTGTGAGCTGTGGTTACACAGGACTTGTGAAGCTGGACAAACGGGACAGTATAATAAG ATCAATTGTTGTGCATGCTATGGTGGGTCTGACTCCAATGCTACAGCAAATCAGAAATGGCATGAAGATCTACAACCTTCTGGAGATGATTGGAAGGCACGAAAGTCTCTGTTCAAACCTGTTTGTTCCCAGAGATGAGAATGATGATACAGCG CCGGATGCTGATTACCTAATGAGCATCCTTGAGCCTGAGCTGAGTGAGAGGGGAAGTCCAAGGCATGCCAAAGAAAATGCCATCATCAACTTCTTCCAAGACTTCCTGGAGAATCTTGAAAGCTCAG ATCAGGATAAAGACAAAAAGAGCTGTGAGTATGGGATCCAAGACCTACAGGACCAGGACGAACACTGGAATTCCAAACACCAACCACTGAGAATGTCTGTCCCAGCGATTATGCAGTGGTTAACTGGACAAAGACACAAACCATGCCTTCCTTCAGAAAGGgcaaattttaaaatacatgtaaGATTTGAGCATCAATGCAAAGATACGATGCCTGAACACTACATATGTTGCCCACTTGTAAGTGCCTGCACAAACACAATCTTCTTTCCTGTGGCACACATGAACTCATACACCGAGTTCACAGAAGTTATGACAACAGCTGTCACAATGGGGAGAGATTTCAGCCGTGTGTAG
- the LOC109196870 gene encoding uncharacterized protein LOC109196870, with amino-acid sequence MPRKQKKSKAAKQRWKKFHEIHSVPICEQAECDFPQSSAEDSVSTKTNSDSVKQAGQHVPAHVQQVSYADAVKSGLQHEFSEQHEVSSAPQVGYADLLKRGHHSDVAGPSHAERVNFENQPSVTHVCASHSQAHPKYGDSRNHQCTCNSLTFLAFLHENENMTTADLNLVLDKGDVMYKEAKKRFPKSIHLATDELPDKVYARRSMYHVDMTQPSRYGTFEEPPEEAVDTFLSLEAGLSCLLSDVQYALLIMSGLCIAVFRSTSGEYGFFDPHSRTPSGLSLLLQSRNRGTAVMLKFTLLSDMIKRLQDSYEMMEISPSCNYELKPVQFYSMSTVNLSDTITDTVCRPTAAAAVAPTHADTTVDEANPSTPRRNTTTGLTENIFCQMSICTPLVKQKEVHMTQFTSYEDQNEPANIPTEELCSELNFFPSNDAFSCQSNAAIKNVAACDLSDIVLQKLKKVNKQQRQKMKRRLMASEKPRNQRKENQKRKEQQKYASNKEYKEKKKSCTSEAYKNNPEVRQKQQRYVKRRYCENAEFRQKQQQYVKRRYYENGEFRQKQQQYVKRRYSENAKVRQKQKQYIKRRYYENTDFREEKKSYITKRYRESPEFRERQRSRVTQRYARDNAFRARHKQLMKQLMRDRYQSNLAFRIMHNMRCAMKIRRKYRWVNRQTQESDNSVINEAISVFKSHIKVGPSYPCTVCFKASFPNQVRPCIRSNYVKNPHVVATCLTGRFVHVCDENCRNEQCNVPDERKREWICHTCHTHLKNGSMPVLAVANKLDLADIPAELSDLNILERHLIAKCIPFAKIIPLPKGRQRAIRGNVVCVPSEVQETVEALPRLRINSQVMRVKLKRRLSYKGHQLFQTVSWSKLVQALHKLKQIHPQYKDVSIRDDAELCDPTLPDEDDEDDDDENMNEDDYDEADLMEIDSCEKNALCEAQNKNEQDIDMLPYDGEQPHEQMRDDSEQEDGLTNGGFALESCLQPPDVAEEILCFSEGIYSVAPAERNNPISFFKNLNWRPWPSLCSFLQAKHT; translated from the coding sequence ATGCCAAGGAAGCAGAAAAAGtcaaaagctgcaaaacaacgCTGGAAGAAGTTCCATGAGATTCACAGTGTACCAATATGTGAACAAGCTGAGTGTGATTTTCCTCAGAGCTCTGCAGAAGACAGTGTGTCTACAAAGACCAATTCTGACAGTGTCAAACAGGCAGGTCAACATGTTCCTGCACATGTACAACAGGTATCTTATGCTGATGCTGTAAAGAGTGGACTGCAGCATGAATTTAGTGAACAACATGAGGTGTCAAGTGCCCCACAGGTGGGTTATGCTGATTTGTTGAAAAGAGGCCATCACAGTGATGTGGCAGGACCATCTCATGCAGAAAGAGTGAACTTTGAAAACCAGCCCTCTGTAACACATGTCTGTGCATCTCACAGCCAGGCACATCCTAAATATGGAGACTCCAGAAACCACCAGTGCacatgtaactcactcacatttCTTGCATTCCTTCATgagaatgaaaacatgactacAGCTGACCTTAATCTGGTCTTGGATAAAGGTGATGTGATGTACaaagaggcaaagaaaagattCCCCAAGAGTATTCATTTGGCAACCGATGAGCTGCCAGACAAAGTTTATGCTCGCAGGTCTATGTATCATGTCGACATGACACAGCCTTCCCGGTATGGGACATTTGAAGAACCTCCAGAGGAAGCAGTAGATACCTTTCTCAGCTTAGAAGCAGGACTGAGCTGCCTGTTGTCAGATGTGCAGTATGCCTTACTGATTATGAGTGGATTGTGTATTGCAGTGTTCAGATCCACATCAGGCGAATATGGGTTCTTTGACCCACACTCCAGAACACCCAGTGGTCTTTCTCTACTACTACAGTCACGTAATCGTGGTACAGCTGTGATGCTGAAATTTACACTCCTCAGTGACATGATTAAGAGGCTACAAGATTCTTATGAAATGATGGAGATATCACCCTCTTGTAACTATGAGCTGAAGCCTGTGCAGTTCTACAGTATGAGCACAGTCAACCTGAGTGATACTATCACAGACACAGTCTGCAGACCAACAGCTGCCGCTGCTGTGGCACCTACTCACGCTGATACAACTGTTGATGAAGCAAACCCCTCTACTCCAAGGAGAAACACAACCACTGGTCTGACTGAGAACATCTTTTGTCAAATGTCCATTTGTACGCCActggtgaaacaaaaagaagtccACATGACTCAGTTCACATCATATGAAGATCAGAATGAACCTGCTAATATACCAACTGAAGAACTATGCAGTGAATTAAATTTCTTTCCATCGAATGATGCTTTTTCATGTCAATCAAATGCTGCAATAAAAAATGTTGCTGCCTGTGATCTTTCTGATATAGttttacaaaaactgaaaaaagttaataaacaacaaagacaaaaaatgaaaagaagattaatggcatcagagaaacccagaaatcagagaaaagaaaaccaaaaaaggaaagaacaacaaaagtatGCTTCAAATaaagagtacaaagaaaagaaaaaatcttgcACAAGCGAGGCATATAAAAACAATCCTGAAGTTAGACAGAAACAACAACGGTATGTTAAAAGACGTTACTGTGAGAATGCAGAATtcagacagaaacagcaacagtATGTTAAAAGACGTTACTATGAGAATGGAGAATtcagacagaaacagcaacagtATGTTAAAAGACGTTACAGTGAGAATGCTAAAGTtagacagaaacaaaaacaatatattaaaagacgTTACTATGAGAATACTGAtttcagagaggagaaaaaaagctatATCACTAAAAGGTATCGAGAAAGCCCAGaattcagagagagacagagatctcGAGTGACTCAGCGTTATGCACGTGACAACGCATTCAGAGCAAGACACAAACAACTGATGAAACAACTAATGCGAGACAGGTATCAAAGTAATCTTGCATTCAGGATTATGCACAACATGAGATGTGCCATGAAAATAAGAAGGAAATACAGATGGGTGAACAGACAAACCCAAGAGAGTGACAACAGTGTGATCAACGAGGCCATATCTGTGTTCAAATCACATATCAAAGTTGGACCATCATACCcatgtactgtatgtttcaAGGCTTCATTTCCAAACCAAGTACGACCCTGCATAAGGTCAAATTATGTCAAAAACCCACATGTGGTTGCAACATGTTTGACAGGAAggtttgttcatgtttgtgatGAAAACTGCAGAAATGAGCAGTGCAATGTGCctgatgagagaaagagagagtggatTTGTCACACCTGCCACACTCATCTTAAAAATGGATCCATGCCAGTACTTGCTGTTGCCAATAAACTGGATCTTGCTgatattccagctgaactgtCTGATCTCAACATCCTGGAGAGGCATCTCATAGCCAAGTGCATACCATTTGCCAAGATTATTCCTCTTCCCAAAGGCAGACAAAGAGCAATTAGAGGAAATGTGGTCTGTGTCCCATCAGAGGTACAGGAAACTGTTGAAGCATTGCCTCGATTGAGAATTAATTCTCAGGTGATGAGAGTAAAACTGAAGAGACGCTTGTCGTACAAAGGTCATCAGCTGTTTCAGACTGTAAGCTGGTCTAAACTTGTGCAAGCACTGCATAAACTCAAgcagattcatccacagtatAAGGATGTGAGCATCAGAGATGATGCTGAGCTGTGTGATCCAACACTtcctgatgaagatgatgaggatgatgatgatgaaaacatGAATGAGGACGATTATGATGAGGctgatttaatggaaattgacagcTGTGAGAAAAATGCACTATgtgaagcacaaaataaaaatgaacaggaTATTGACATGTTACCCTATGATGGTGAACAACCACATGAGCAGATGAGAGATGATTCAGAGCAAGAAGATGGACTGACTAATGGTGGTTTTGCACTCGAGTCCTGTTTGCAGCCCCCTGATGTGGCTGAGGAGATATTATGTTTCAGTGAAGGAATCTACTCTGTtgctcctgcagagagaaacaatccaataagttttttcaaaaacctaaactggaggCCATGGCCTtccctgtgcagtttcctacagGCCAAACACACTTGA
- the LOC109194416 gene encoding uncharacterized protein LOC109194416 has protein sequence MAVVCAFAPFSLALDPQNGGSGQNPFHAHPRDITLQSPITAAQDIVNRLAQSLQQPNTTCIPNAEHSHEHSGGQAQTPKDTVQTEMARSFPGFFTKKRGKNRFSPLQSSALRPKSSKPFSVYIYLVNKGCTNTPSATEELQRSQAGLGKRSLILTDDMSHTMINKMITEEYPKMDGVQGWLLHKSSGGQGRRKLVAIPPDVNGYTGRLIRNVSSAGKTLLYVVPLQQDLDLTPLPSDAAEFQTMPKASCQVCKESMPLHILALHVNNCVKSQSTEEEDETDVQLLSVMNSPSFCREPLDMKQDMTACPICLCCFPVNEIAQHASLCGERPEDTSTHMTDVYVSTDSECSVPSNRTDPLTDLVSEADVLQWLSSQVIYQQRL, from the exons atggctgttgtgtgtgcctttgctcccttttcacttgcgctagacccccaaaatggcggatcgggccaaaatcctttccacgcccacccccgtgacatcacgctccaaagccctataacAGCGGCACAAGATATAGTCAACAGGTTAGCTCAAAGTCTTCAGCAACCTAATACCACATGTATACCAAATGCTGAGCACTCTCACGAGCACTCAGGTGGACAAGCCCAGACCCCAAAAGATACAGTGCAGACGGAGATGGCAAG GTCATTTCCAGGATTTTTTaccaaaaaaagggggaaaaatcgCTTTTCCCCACTCCAAAGTAGTGCGCTGAGGCCTAAATCCAGCAAGCCTttcagtgtatatatatatctagtGAATAAAGGCTGTACCAACACTCCTTCTGCTACTGAGGAGCTGCAGCGGAGCCAAGCAGGGCTGGGAAAGAGATCCCTCATCTTGACTGATGATATGAGCCATACAATG attaataaaatgatcactGAAGAATATCCCAAAATGGATGGAGTGCAAGGATGGTTGTTGCACAAGTCCTCAG GTGGTCAAGGTAGGAGGAAACTTGTAGCAATTCCTCCTGATGTAAATGGCTACACAGGAAGACTGATCCGCAATGTTTCCAGTGCAGGAAAGACCCTCTTGTATGTTGTTCCGCTGCAGCAGGACCTTGATCTTACTCCTCTTCCATCAGATGCAGCTGAATTTCAAACCATGCCAAAGGCTTCTTGCCAGGTGTGCAAGGAAAGTATGCCTCTGCATATCCTAGCACTCCATGTCAACAATTGTGTGAAGTCTCAGTCAACAGAAGAGGAAGATGAG ACTGATGTCCAGCTTCTGTCTGTCATGAATTCACCAAGCTTTTGTAGAGAGCCTCTTGACATGAAGCAG gACATGACAGCATGCCCAATCTGTCTTTGCTGCTTTCCAGTGAATGAGATTGCCCAGCATGCAAGCCTGTGTGGTGAAAG ACCTGAGGACACTTCCACTCACATGACAGACGTTTATGTCAGTACTGACTCTGAGTGCAGTGTGCCAAGCAACAGAACAGATCCTTTGACTGATTTAGTCAG tgaagCAGATGTGCTACAATGGCTTTCAAGTCAGGTGATATACCAGCAAAGACTTTAG
- the LOC100695424 gene encoding uncharacterized protein LOC100695424 isoform X3, translating into MATAVTAAQTSSLWSHLSKGHLLKMMHGIETRLFEGSGKKGKSPAYSISDLENSFYRTAGEVFSVSLAQGGPPPCFLRSWCSQFLATGNFDALQLTKDDVDDTEYRSLIEKVEVADNLTDLTEDIVSCGYTGLVKLDKRDSIIRSIVVHAMVGLTPMLQQIRNGMKIYNLLEMIGRHESLCSNLFVPRDENDDTAPDADYLMSILEPELSERGSPRHAKENAIINFFQDFLENLESSDQDKDKKSCEYGIQDLQDQDEHWNSKHQPLRMSVPAIMQWLTGQRHKPCLPSERANFKIHVRFEHQCKDTMPEHYICCPLVSACTNTIFFPVAHMNSYTEFTEVMTTAVTMGRDFSRV; encoded by the exons AAATGATGCATGGTATTGAGACTCGACTGTTTGAAGGCAGTGGCAAGAAGGGAAAGAGTCCTGCCTACTCTATCAGTGATTTAGAAAATAGTTTCTAcag AACTGCAGGAGAAGTGTTTTCAGTGAGCCTTGCACAGGGAGgtccaccaccatgcttcctGAGAAGCTGGTGTTCTCAGTTTCTTGCAACAGGAAACTTCGATGCGCTTCAGCTGACCAAAGATGATGTGGATGACACTGAATATAGGTCTCTAATTGAAAAG gTGGAAGTGGCAGACAACCTGACAGACCTCACTGAAGACATTGTGAGCTGTGGTTACACAGGACTTGTGAAGCTGGACAAACGGGACAGTATAATAAG ATCAATTGTTGTGCATGCTATGGTGGGTCTGACTCCAATGCTACAGCAAATCAGAAATGGCATGAAGATCTACAACCTTCTGGAGATGATTGGAAGGCACGAAAGTCTCTGTTCAAACCTGTTTGTTCCCAGAGATGAGAATGATGATACAGCG CCGGATGCTGATTACCTAATGAGCATCCTTGAGCCTGAGCTGAGTGAGAGGGGAAGTCCAAGGCATGCCAAAGAAAATGCCATCATCAACTTCTTCCAAGACTTCCTGGAGAATCTTGAAAGCTCAG ATCAGGATAAAGACAAAAAGAGCTGTGAGTATGGGATCCAAGACCTACAGGACCAGGACGAACACTGGAATTCCAAACACCAACCACTGAGAATGTCTGTCCCAGCGATTATGCAGTGGTTAACTGGACAAAGACACAAACCATGCCTTCCTTCAGAAAGGgcaaattttaaaatacatgtaaGATTTGAGCATCAATGCAAAGATACGATGCCTGAACACTACATATGTTGCCCACTTGTAAGTGCCTGCACAAACACAATCTTCTTTCCTGTGGCACACATGAACTCATACACCGAGTTCACAGAAGTTATGACAACAGCTGTCACAATGGGGAGAGATTTCAGCCGTGTGTAG
- the LOC100695424 gene encoding uncharacterized protein LOC100695424 isoform X2, translated as MTSPDIDSTLFQCFLAIWGSPVNKLHVTFIGEAGIDTEMMHGIETRLFEGSGKKGKSPAYSISDLENSFYRTAGEVFSVSLAQGGPPPCFLRSWCSQFLATGNFDALQLTKDDVDDTEYRSLIEKVEVADNLTDLTEDIVSCGYTGLVKLDKRDSIIRSIVVHAMVGLTPMLQQIRNGMKIYNLLEMIGRHESLCSNLFVPRDENDDTAPDADYLMSILEPELSERGSPRHAKENAIINFFQDFLENLESSDQDKDKKSCEYGIQDLQDQDEHWNSKHQPLRMSVPAIMQWLTGQRHKPCLPSERANFKIHVRFEHQCKDTMPEHYICCPLVSACTNTIFFPVAHMNSYTEFTEVMTTAVTMGRDFSRV; from the exons atgacgtcgcctgatattgactcaacattgtttcaatgtttccttgctatctggggtTCCCCTGTCAACAAACTCCACGTGACTTTTATCGGAGAAGCAGGAATTGATACTG AAATGATGCATGGTATTGAGACTCGACTGTTTGAAGGCAGTGGCAAGAAGGGAAAGAGTCCTGCCTACTCTATCAGTGATTTAGAAAATAGTTTCTAcag AACTGCAGGAGAAGTGTTTTCAGTGAGCCTTGCACAGGGAGgtccaccaccatgcttcctGAGAAGCTGGTGTTCTCAGTTTCTTGCAACAGGAAACTTCGATGCGCTTCAGCTGACCAAAGATGATGTGGATGACACTGAATATAGGTCTCTAATTGAAAAG gTGGAAGTGGCAGACAACCTGACAGACCTCACTGAAGACATTGTGAGCTGTGGTTACACAGGACTTGTGAAGCTGGACAAACGGGACAGTATAATAAG ATCAATTGTTGTGCATGCTATGGTGGGTCTGACTCCAATGCTACAGCAAATCAGAAATGGCATGAAGATCTACAACCTTCTGGAGATGATTGGAAGGCACGAAAGTCTCTGTTCAAACCTGTTTGTTCCCAGAGATGAGAATGATGATACAGCG CCGGATGCTGATTACCTAATGAGCATCCTTGAGCCTGAGCTGAGTGAGAGGGGAAGTCCAAGGCATGCCAAAGAAAATGCCATCATCAACTTCTTCCAAGACTTCCTGGAGAATCTTGAAAGCTCAG ATCAGGATAAAGACAAAAAGAGCTGTGAGTATGGGATCCAAGACCTACAGGACCAGGACGAACACTGGAATTCCAAACACCAACCACTGAGAATGTCTGTCCCAGCGATTATGCAGTGGTTAACTGGACAAAGACACAAACCATGCCTTCCTTCAGAAAGGgcaaattttaaaatacatgtaaGATTTGAGCATCAATGCAAAGATACGATGCCTGAACACTACATATGTTGCCCACTTGTAAGTGCCTGCACAAACACAATCTTCTTTCCTGTGGCACACATGAACTCATACACCGAGTTCACAGAAGTTATGACAACAGCTGTCACAATGGGGAGAGATTTCAGCCGTGTGTAG
- the LOC100695424 gene encoding uncharacterized protein LOC100695424 isoform X1: MTSPDIDSTLFQCFLAIWGSPVNKLHVTFIGEAGIDTGALSKEFLTEMMHGIETRLFEGSGKKGKSPAYSISDLENSFYRTAGEVFSVSLAQGGPPPCFLRSWCSQFLATGNFDALQLTKDDVDDTEYRSLIEKVEVADNLTDLTEDIVSCGYTGLVKLDKRDSIIRSIVVHAMVGLTPMLQQIRNGMKIYNLLEMIGRHESLCSNLFVPRDENDDTAPDADYLMSILEPELSERGSPRHAKENAIINFFQDFLENLESSDQDKDKKSCEYGIQDLQDQDEHWNSKHQPLRMSVPAIMQWLTGQRHKPCLPSERANFKIHVRFEHQCKDTMPEHYICCPLVSACTNTIFFPVAHMNSYTEFTEVMTTAVTMGRDFSRV, translated from the exons atgacgtcgcctgatattgactcaacattgtttcaatgtttccttgctatctggggtTCCCCTGTCAACAAACTCCACGTGACTTTTATCGGAGAAGCAGGAATTGATACTGGTGCATTAAGCAAAGAATTTTTGACTG AAATGATGCATGGTATTGAGACTCGACTGTTTGAAGGCAGTGGCAAGAAGGGAAAGAGTCCTGCCTACTCTATCAGTGATTTAGAAAATAGTTTCTAcag AACTGCAGGAGAAGTGTTTTCAGTGAGCCTTGCACAGGGAGgtccaccaccatgcttcctGAGAAGCTGGTGTTCTCAGTTTCTTGCAACAGGAAACTTCGATGCGCTTCAGCTGACCAAAGATGATGTGGATGACACTGAATATAGGTCTCTAATTGAAAAG gTGGAAGTGGCAGACAACCTGACAGACCTCACTGAAGACATTGTGAGCTGTGGTTACACAGGACTTGTGAAGCTGGACAAACGGGACAGTATAATAAG ATCAATTGTTGTGCATGCTATGGTGGGTCTGACTCCAATGCTACAGCAAATCAGAAATGGCATGAAGATCTACAACCTTCTGGAGATGATTGGAAGGCACGAAAGTCTCTGTTCAAACCTGTTTGTTCCCAGAGATGAGAATGATGATACAGCG CCGGATGCTGATTACCTAATGAGCATCCTTGAGCCTGAGCTGAGTGAGAGGGGAAGTCCAAGGCATGCCAAAGAAAATGCCATCATCAACTTCTTCCAAGACTTCCTGGAGAATCTTGAAAGCTCAG ATCAGGATAAAGACAAAAAGAGCTGTGAGTATGGGATCCAAGACCTACAGGACCAGGACGAACACTGGAATTCCAAACACCAACCACTGAGAATGTCTGTCCCAGCGATTATGCAGTGGTTAACTGGACAAAGACACAAACCATGCCTTCCTTCAGAAAGGgcaaattttaaaatacatgtaaGATTTGAGCATCAATGCAAAGATACGATGCCTGAACACTACATATGTTGCCCACTTGTAAGTGCCTGCACAAACACAATCTTCTTTCCTGTGGCACACATGAACTCATACACCGAGTTCACAGAAGTTATGACAACAGCTGTCACAATGGGGAGAGATTTCAGCCGTGTGTAG
- the LOC100695163 gene encoding uncharacterized protein LOC100695163: MADSRHITVPLIRRQFYERLLTKLHGALQRRPVDMDYLHYVITHELRLIRSFGNILAVPQDILNALSNLLRLINFQDGERHPHFSLVDVVYTARGQRKLSISEESLNSLINMKFSIPSIARLLGVSKRTLFRRMQEYGLSVHASYSSVTDDELDSIVRSVKMRLPHIGYRMMMGELQAMGYRVRWEQVSASMHRVDAAGILERMASVGCVARRVYSVKGPLSLVHVDTNHKLIRYGIVIFAGIDGYSRKIMYLGAGNNNKASTALGFFMSSVEQFGFPLRVRGDQGVENVGIAHCMFTVRGCGRAIYISGKSFHNQRVERLWRDVWMAVTSVYYELLHNLEEDCLLDPSNSLHLFCAQYIFVERLQKDLDTFKNGWDNHALRTEQSLTPNQLWTIGLLQNPVAAPENTEDIQEHFSLDLDCSRPESGGGVVLPPIQCPLGPEAMAGLRAAIHPLSPSFDNGRDLYERVLNYIRVHSVTQQNPLS, from the exons ATGGCAGATTCCAGGCACATAACG GTACCATTAATAAGGAGGCAGTTCTATGAAAGATTGCTAACAAAGCTTCATGGAGCTCTACAACGCAGACCTGTAGATATGGACTATTTGCATTATGTCATCACTCATGAATTGAGACTTATACGGTCATTTGGTAATATTTTAGCAGTACCACAAGATATTCTTAATGCCTTATCCAATCTTTTGAGACTGATAAATTTTCAAGACGGAGAGAGACACCCACATTTTTCTCTTGTTGATGTTGTATACACAGCGAGAGGACAACGTAAACTTAGTATATCAGAAGAATCTTTGAACAGCCTCATCAACATGAAATTTTCCATTCCCAGTATAGCTCGGCTTCTGGGTGTCAGCAAAAGGACATTATTTCGTCGGATGCAAGAGTATGGACTTTCAGTGCATGCATCATATAGCAGTGTCACAGATGATGAGCTGGACAGCATTGTTAGGTCAGTTAAAATGAGACTGCCACACATCGGCTATCGAATGATGATGGGGGAACTGCAGGCCATGGGATACCGTGTCAGATGGGAGCAAGTGTCTGCATCGATGCATAGGGTAGATGCTGCAGGAATCCTAGAAAGGATGGCATCTGTCGGCTGTGTTGCAAGAAGAGTGTACTCTGTAAAAGGTCCCCTCTCATTGGTTCATGTAGATACAAACCACAAACTCATCAG ataTGGCATAGTTATATTTGCTGGGATTGATGGCTATTCGCGAAAG ATAATGTACCTTGGTGCTGGAAATAATAACAAGGCATCAACTGCATTAGGCTTCTTTATGAGCTCTGTTGAACAGTTTGGCTTTCCTTTAAG AGTTAGAGGAGACCAGGGTGTTGAAAATGTTGGCATTGCTCATTGCATGTTTACTGTTCGTGGTTGTGGCAGAGCAATCTACATTTCAGGAAAAAGTTTTCACAATCAAAG AGTTGAGCGCTTGTGGCGTGATGTCTGGATGGCTGTAACCAGTGTTTATTATGAGCTACTTCACAACCTTGAGGAAGACTGCCTGCTTGACCCCTCCAACAGCCTCCACCTGTTCTGTGCTCAGTACATCTTTGTGGAACGTCTGCAGAAGGACCTTGACACTTTCAAGAACGGGTGGGATAATCATGCCCTGCGAACAGAACAAAGTCTTACGCCTAATCAACTTTGGACTATAGGACTTCTTCAAAATCCTGTGGCTGCACCAGAAAACACTGAG GACATTCAAGAACATTTCTCTTTGGACCTTGACTGTTCGAGACCAGAAAGTGGTGGTGGAGTAGTTCTTCCACCAATACAGTGTCCTTTGGGGCCTGAGGCGATGGCAGGACTGAGGGCAGCCATTCATCCTCTTAGTCCCTCCTTTGACAACGGAAGAGACCTTTATGAGAGAGTGCTGAACTACATCAGAGTTCATTCAGTAACACAACAGAACCCACTCAGTTAG